A genomic region of Litoribrevibacter albus contains the following coding sequences:
- a CDS encoding alpha/beta hydrolase — MNTQKITFRNPDMAWDISALILLPSDFDEKKRYPAMVSVHPFGSCKEQTSSTVYGKALAEAGYVVIAYDASFQGESGGTPRYIEDPSQRVEDISRVIDYAATLPYVDVARIGGLGICGGGGYVINAALTEKRLKAVVGITPVNVGRLFREGFSEFNPIEALEGMAAQRTLEAQGGELQVNELLPPSIEFAKENGLIERDVFEATDYYKTARGQTEGGATRMLFSHAQKTLSWDAFAFAETLMTQPVMAVVGQKVGAFGAYRDGLDIYGKSVASKDRQLVELQDWSHYDLYDNPTAVGLAMEKIIPFLAQHMS, encoded by the coding sequence ATGAACACGCAGAAAATTACATTCAGAAATCCAGATATGGCTTGGGATATATCTGCCTTAATACTTCTTCCAAGTGATTTTGATGAGAAAAAACGTTATCCAGCTATGGTTAGCGTACATCCTTTCGGTAGCTGCAAAGAACAAACATCAAGCACTGTCTATGGTAAAGCGCTAGCTGAAGCTGGCTATGTCGTGATTGCCTATGACGCCAGTTTTCAGGGCGAATCAGGTGGTACGCCTCGTTATATTGAAGACCCTAGTCAGCGAGTGGAAGATATCAGTAGGGTGATTGATTATGCCGCAACCTTGCCTTATGTCGATGTCGCTCGTATCGGTGGGCTGGGCATTTGTGGCGGTGGCGGTTATGTAATAAACGCTGCACTCACTGAAAAGCGCCTAAAAGCAGTGGTTGGTATTACTCCGGTCAATGTTGGTCGTCTATTCCGTGAAGGCTTTAGTGAATTTAACCCTATTGAAGCACTGGAAGGTATGGCCGCACAGCGCACGCTTGAAGCACAAGGTGGTGAATTACAGGTAAATGAATTATTGCCACCGAGTATTGAATTCGCGAAGGAAAATGGCTTGATCGAGCGAGACGTTTTTGAAGCGACGGATTACTACAAAACTGCTCGTGGTCAGACGGAAGGCGGAGCAACCAGAATGCTGTTCTCTCATGCTCAGAAAACTCTGAGTTGGGATGCCTTTGCGTTCGCCGAAACGTTGATGACGCAACCTGTAATGGCCGTTGTTGGACAAAAAGTTGGTGCATTTGGAGCATATCGAGATGGTCTGGATATATACGGGAAGTCGGTTGCATCGAAAGATCGTCAATTAGTTGAATTACAAGACTGGTCTCACTATGACCTCTATGACAATCCAACGGCTGTTGGTTTGGCAATGGAAAAGATTATTCCCTTCCTAGCTCAACACATGAGCTAA
- a CDS encoding flavodoxin family protein: MKWLYLVLSVVILGAFALAFLVTRIENAQSLANKQLLLYEPMNQATDSTTAVVVFSRSGNTGVLADHIANKTSGDLYEITADTYQLGIPGWISALKDARSNVADITPSQIDLSQYKTVYLGSPIWLYSPAPPIWQFVKDNDLTGKHVVLVNSFNSKFEQSFIDDFAELVKAQGAVSFTHKYVKRGRMGNQLTTAQMLEKYDQQ; the protein is encoded by the coding sequence ATGAAATGGCTATATTTGGTTTTGAGTGTCGTTATCCTTGGTGCGTTCGCTTTAGCCTTTTTAGTCACGCGTATAGAAAACGCCCAAAGTTTAGCTAACAAACAGCTTTTGCTTTATGAGCCAATGAACCAAGCAACTGATTCAACGACTGCGGTGGTTGTTTTCTCTCGGTCAGGTAATACCGGTGTCCTGGCTGATCATATTGCAAATAAAACGAGTGGCGATCTTTATGAAATAACGGCTGACACGTACCAATTGGGAATCCCAGGCTGGATCAGTGCGCTGAAAGACGCACGTAGTAATGTCGCTGATATCACGCCTTCACAGATTGATCTTTCGCAATATAAGACCGTCTATTTGGGTTCGCCGATTTGGTTGTATAGTCCAGCGCCACCGATTTGGCAGTTTGTTAAAGATAATGATTTAACGGGTAAACACGTGGTGTTGGTTAATAGTTTTAACAGTAAGTTCGAACAAAGTTTTATTGATGATTTTGCTGAGCTGGTTAAGGCTCAAGGTGCTGTTTCTTTTACGCATAAATATGTAAAACGTGGTCGAATGGGAAATCAGCTGACAACAGCTCAGATGCTAGAAAAGTACGATCAGCAGTGA
- a CDS encoding AraC family transcriptional regulator: MLTTNANSQIQALANTVFAYSKREGDHNTGISGLTAHIRNAPTEPLHCIYTLSLAMVLQGGKQLSIHNEQLPCVAGQSMLTTFDLPVVSHVTEASRHHPFIALVLKLDYSLIMQVCAELNLSKPSRDMRYQPISIHEFDMELCDAMSRLFRLQQQEKFLPSLAPLIEKEIIIRLMDSPHGMHLRHLASAGSPSSQILKVVAWLKQNFTQSIGIETLAEQTHMSSSTFRQHFKALTGASPLQYLKTLRLQEARDQMLMNGLDASQASSFVGYESASQFSREYSRLFGLPPQKDIQRLRQF; this comes from the coding sequence ATGTTAACAACAAATGCAAATAGTCAGATCCAGGCATTAGCCAATACAGTATTTGCCTACAGTAAAAGAGAAGGGGATCACAACACCGGTATTTCTGGGTTAACCGCTCATATCAGAAACGCACCTACTGAACCTTTGCATTGTATTTATACGCTCAGTTTGGCCATGGTATTACAAGGCGGTAAACAGCTTTCGATTCATAACGAACAATTGCCTTGCGTAGCTGGTCAGTCAATGTTGACTACGTTTGACTTGCCGGTTGTTTCGCATGTCACTGAAGCAAGTAGGCATCACCCGTTCATTGCCTTGGTATTGAAGCTGGATTATTCATTGATAATGCAGGTATGTGCCGAGCTTAATTTATCGAAACCGTCTCGTGATATGAGGTATCAACCGATATCAATTCATGAGTTTGACATGGAATTATGTGATGCGATGAGTCGACTGTTTCGACTTCAACAACAAGAAAAGTTTCTACCTAGCTTGGCACCGTTGATCGAGAAAGAAATCATTATCCGCCTGATGGATAGCCCTCATGGCATGCACTTACGCCATTTGGCGTCTGCAGGCTCGCCGAGCAGTCAAATTTTAAAAGTTGTGGCTTGGCTGAAACAGAATTTCACCCAGTCAATTGGTATCGAAACTTTGGCTGAGCAAACGCACATGAGCTCTTCTACGTTCCGCCAGCACTTCAAGGCCTTAACGGGGGCTAGCCCGTTACAGTACCTGAAGACATTACGCCTTCAGGAAGCCAGGGATCAAATGTTGATGAATGGTTTGGATGCGAGCCAGGCCAGTAGTTTTGTTGGCTATGAAAGTGCGTCGCAATTTAGTCGTGAATACAGTCGTTTATTTGGTTTACCGCCGCAAAAGGACATACAACGATTGCGGCAGTTTTAA
- the ahr gene encoding NADPH-dependent aldehyde reductase Ahr, giving the protein MIRAFAAFEPKGERQPFEFDPGALKASEIEINVEYCGICHSDLSMLNNEWGMTSYPFVPGHEVIGTISAVGSQVSQFAEGDWVGLGWHSDYCHDCRSCNTGDHNLCSDAQGTIIGRHGGFADKVRADASSVVALPSHIDKAIAGPLFCAGITVFNPLVQFDIKPTDKVAVIGIGGLGHLALQFLNAWGCEVTAFTSSEAKTKEALELGAHSVINSRDKNAISAAKNQFDLIISTVDVKLDWNRYVNTLAPKGRLHFVGATLEPLDISVFGLMGAQRSVSSSPVGSPSTIATMLDFAGRHKIKPIIEEFRFDQVNEAMKRLESGDARYRIVLKR; this is encoded by the coding sequence ATGATCCGCGCATTCGCAGCCTTCGAACCCAAAGGCGAACGCCAACCGTTTGAATTCGATCCCGGAGCGCTCAAAGCATCCGAGATTGAGATTAACGTCGAATACTGCGGCATCTGCCACAGTGACCTCAGTATGCTGAATAACGAATGGGGTATGACCAGCTACCCTTTTGTTCCCGGTCATGAAGTGATTGGGACGATTTCAGCCGTAGGCAGTCAAGTGTCCCAGTTTGCCGAAGGCGATTGGGTTGGCTTAGGCTGGCACTCGGATTATTGTCACGACTGCCGGAGCTGCAATACCGGGGATCACAATCTTTGTTCTGACGCACAAGGCACAATTATCGGAAGACATGGCGGCTTTGCAGACAAAGTACGCGCAGATGCTTCGAGTGTCGTCGCCTTACCAAGCCATATCGACAAAGCCATTGCCGGCCCACTCTTCTGCGCTGGCATCACCGTTTTCAATCCACTCGTGCAATTCGATATTAAACCGACGGACAAAGTCGCGGTGATTGGTATCGGCGGGCTGGGTCATCTCGCCCTTCAATTCTTAAATGCCTGGGGGTGTGAAGTAACCGCCTTTACGTCGTCGGAAGCGAAGACAAAAGAAGCACTGGAATTAGGCGCTCATTCGGTCATCAACTCCCGAGATAAGAACGCCATCTCTGCTGCGAAAAATCAGTTTGATCTGATTATCTCTACGGTAGACGTAAAGCTTGATTGGAATCGTTACGTGAACACCTTGGCGCCCAAAGGCCGTCTTCATTTCGTGGGGGCCACGTTAGAGCCTTTGGACATCAGCGTCTTTGGATTAATGGGCGCGCAACGTTCAGTTTCCAGCTCCCCAGTTGGCAGCCCTTCTACCATCGCAACCATGCTCGACTTTGCGGGTCGGCATAAGATCAAACCTATCATCGAGGAGTTTCGCTTTGATCAAGTCAATGAGGCGATGAAACGGCTGGAAAGCGGTGATGCCCGTTATCGCATTGTCCTAAAGCGCTAA
- a CDS encoding tautomerase family protein — translation MPVITYYSVENALTEDQKEQLIQALTNAVGDVLGDKIKANAWVILNESPEGNFAIGGNQITAKMLKSMQRKSGE, via the coding sequence ATGCCAGTGATTACTTACTACAGTGTTGAAAATGCATTAACTGAAGATCAAAAAGAGCAACTCATCCAGGCATTAACCAATGCCGTTGGCGATGTACTTGGTGACAAGATCAAAGCCAATGCTTGGGTGATTTTGAATGAATCTCCCGAAGGTAACTTCGCCATCGGCGGCAATCAGATTACCGCCAAGATGCTCAAAAGCATGCAACGGAAAAGTGGGGAATAA
- a CDS encoding TetR/AcrR family transcriptional regulator, producing the protein MTSESTSNSTKDIILERALEQYMEVGYKGLSMRNIAQKVGISATAIYRHYSNKEALFHQIIKTGFGTYTKYLMPALEADTAEKRFRQTLENALNFVLDHPKYFELIFVKSDTKDELANHDDLRKDSKISFDFYSARIHECIKEGVFKEDHPGEVSVLLLASFTGFFSLYIGGLLPRSEDEVRALYWRTVNRILNGISIT; encoded by the coding sequence TTGGAACGCGCTCTAGAGCAATACATGGAGGTGGGCTACAAAGGCCTGTCCATGCGAAACATTGCGCAGAAAGTGGGGATTTCAGCGACTGCGATTTATCGTCACTACAGCAACAAAGAGGCTTTGTTCCACCAGATAATTAAGACGGGCTTTGGAACCTACACAAAGTATTTAATGCCAGCACTCGAAGCAGATACCGCTGAAAAGCGTTTCCGCCAAACCCTGGAAAACGCTCTGAACTTTGTCTTAGATCACCCGAAATATTTCGAGCTGATCTTTGTAAAATCCGACACCAAAGACGAGTTGGCAAATCACGACGATTTAAGAAAAGACTCAAAGATCTCCTTCGATTTTTACAGCGCTCGCATCCATGAATGCATCAAAGAAGGTGTCTTCAAAGAGGATCACCCAGGTGAAGTATCGGTGCTATTACTCGCTTCATTTACCGGCTTTTTCTCACTCTACATTGGCGGTCTGCTACCGCGTTCTGAAGACGAAGTTAGAGCGCTTTACTGGCGAACCGTAAACCGAATTCTTAATGGTATTTCCATTACCTAA